In Nymphalis io chromosome 11, ilAglIoxx1.1, whole genome shotgun sequence, one genomic interval encodes:
- the LOC126771569 gene encoding COP9 signalosome complex subunit 4 has product MLINLQSVRQYLSELRNSGGLHKDQAEKYRNVLMEILKNTEGELAECLKVFVEAIVNENVSLVISRQLLTDVSTHLALLPDNVSQEVSHFSLDVIQPRVISFEEQVASIRQHLADIYERNQNWKEAANVLVGIPLETGQKQYSVDYKLETYLKIARLYLEVDDPVQAEAFVNRASLLQAETTNEQLQIYYKVCYARVLDYRRKFIEAAQRYNELSYRNIIHEDERMTCLRNALICTVLASAGQQRSRMLATLFKDERCQQLPAYSILEKMYLDRIIRRSELHEFEALMQTHQKATTSDGSTILDRAVFEHNLLSASKLYNNITFEELGALLETPPARAERIASHMISEARMNGYIDQISAVVHFETREILPQWDKQIQSLCYQVNSLIEKIAAAEPEWMAKLMEEEMIQ; this is encoded by the exons atgcTTATTAATTTGCAAAGCGTTCGCCAATATTTAAGTGAGCTTCGAAATTCAGGAGGATTACATAAAGACCAAGCCGAAAA ATATCGTAATGTATTAATGGAAATTCTTAAAAACACGGAAGGAGAACTGGCTGAATGCTTAAAAGTATTTGTGGAAGCAA tCGTAAATGAAAATGTTAGCTTAGTGATATCAAGACAGCTCCTGACAGATGTTAGTACACATTTAGCACTGCTGCCCGATAATGTCTCACAAGAGGTGTCACACTTCTCATTGGATGTGATTCAGCCAAGAGTAATATCTTTTGAAGAACAG GTGGCGAGTATTAGACAGCATCTAGCAGATATTTATGAACGAAACCAAAATTGGAAAGAAGCGGCAAATGTTCTTGTTGGTATTCCATTGGAGACTGGACAAAA ACAATATTCTGTAGACTACAAGCTGGAGACATATTTAAAGATAGCTCGCCTCTACTTAGAAGTTGATGATCCTGTGCAGGCTGAAGCATTCGTTAACAGGGCATCCTTGTTACAAGCAGAGACAACAAATGAacagttacaaatatattacaaagtcTGTTATGCCAGAGTGTTAGATTATAGGAG GAAATTCATAGAAGCAGCACAGAGGTACAATGAGTTATCATACCGTAATATCATACACGAAGATGAAAGAATGACATGTCTCCGGAATGCACTTATTTGCACGGTTCTTGCTTCTGCGG GGCAGCAAAGGTCTAGAATGTTAGCAACACTGTTCAAGGATGAGCGCTGTCAGCAACTACCAGCTTACTCAATACTGGAAAAGATGTATTTGGATCGCATCATTCGCCGTTCTGAACTACATGAGTTTGAAGCATTAATGCAGACTCATCAGAAG GCGACGACGTCGGACGGGTCGACGATCCTCGACCGCGCGGTGTTCGAGCACAACCTGCTGTCGGCCAGCAAGCTGTACAACAACATCACGTTCGAGGAGCTCGGCGCGCTGCTGGAGAcgccgcccgcgcgcgccgAGCGCATCGCGTCGCACATGATCAGCGAGGCGCGCATGAACGGCTACATCGACCAGATCAGCGCCGTCGTGCACTTCGAGA CACGTGAGATCTTACCCCAGTGGGACAAGCAAATTCAAAGTCTGTGCTATCAAGTTAACAGCTTAATTGAAAAGATAGCCGCCGCTGAACCTGAATGGATGGCAAAGCTCATGGAAGAAGAAATGATTCAGTAA
- the LOC126771570 gene encoding voltage-dependent anion-selective channel-like isoform X1: MVICKDESGHRIDCPCEDEDGNENEVSKSKLLWCSEMSPPYYADLGKKANDVFSKGYHFGVFKLDLKTKSESGVEFSSGITSNQESGKVFGSLSSKYAVKDYGLTFTEKWNTDNTLATDITIQDKIAAGLKVTLEGTFAPQTGSKTGKLKSSFSNDTVAVNTNLDLDLAGPIVDVAAVLKYQGWLAGAHTQFDTQKAKFSKNNFAFGYQTNDFALHTNVDNGKEFGGTIYQKVSDKLDCGVSMKWTSGSSDTLFGVGAKFALDQDASLHAKINNKSLIGLGYQQKLRPGVTLTLSAAIDGQNFNAGGHKVGVALELEP, from the exons ATGGTAATTTGTAAAGATGAATCTGGCCATAGAATTGATTGCCCATGTGAAGACGAAGACGGAAATGAAAATGAAGTTTCGAAATCAAAACTATTATGGTGCTCA GAAATGTCTCCCCCATACTATGCTGATCTTGGGAAGAAGGCCAATGATGTCTTTTCCAAGGGCTACCATTTTGGAGTCTTCAAACTTGACTTAAAGACCAAGAGTGAGTCAGGTGTTGAGTTTAGCAGTGGCATCACCTCTAACCAAGAGAGTGGAAAG GTATTTGGTAGCCTTTCATCCAAATATGCAGTGAAAGACTATGGTCTGACTTTCACAGAAAAATGGAACACTGACAATACATTGGCCACAGATATTACCATTCAGGACAAGATTGCTGCTGGTCTTAAGGTTACACTTGAGGGTACCTTTGCACCCCAAACtgg AAGCAAGACTGGAAAACTGAAGAGTTCCTTTTCCAATGACACAGTAGCTGTCAATACCAACCTAGACCTTGACTTGGCTGGTCCCATAGTTGATGTTGCAGCTGTGCTCAAATACCAGGGCTGGCTTGCTGGTGCACACACACAGTTTGACACACAGAAGGCTAAGTTCTCCAAGAACAACTTTGCCTTTGGCTACCAAACCAATGACTTTGCTCTACACACCAATGT AGATAATGGCAAGGAATTTGGTGGTACCATCTACCAAAAGGTATCGGACAAGCTGGACTGTGGTGTCAGCATGAAGTGGACCTCTGGGTCTTCAGACACTCTGTTTGGAGTTGGCGCCAAATTCGCACTGGACCAGGATGCCTCTCTGCACGCCAAGATCAACAACAAGTCTCTCATTGGTCTGGGATATCAACAGAAACTCCGCCCAG GCGTGACTCTGACGCTCTCCGCCGCTATCGACGGACAGAACTTCAACGCTGGAGGCCACAAAGTCGGCGTCGCTCTAGAACTTGAACCCTAG
- the LOC126771570 gene encoding voltage-dependent anion-selective channel-like isoform X2, which produces MSPPYYADLGKKANDVFSKGYHFGVFKLDLKTKSESGVEFSSGITSNQESGKVFGSLSSKYAVKDYGLTFTEKWNTDNTLATDITIQDKIAAGLKVTLEGTFAPQTGSKTGKLKSSFSNDTVAVNTNLDLDLAGPIVDVAAVLKYQGWLAGAHTQFDTQKAKFSKNNFAFGYQTNDFALHTNVDNGKEFGGTIYQKVSDKLDCGVSMKWTSGSSDTLFGVGAKFALDQDASLHAKINNKSLIGLGYQQKLRPGVTLTLSAAIDGQNFNAGGHKVGVALELEP; this is translated from the exons ATGTCTCCCCCATACTATGCTGATCTTGGGAAGAAGGCCAATGATGTCTTTTCCAAGGGCTACCATTTTGGAGTCTTCAAACTTGACTTAAAGACCAAGAGTGAGTCAGGTGTTGAGTTTAGCAGTGGCATCACCTCTAACCAAGAGAGTGGAAAG GTATTTGGTAGCCTTTCATCCAAATATGCAGTGAAAGACTATGGTCTGACTTTCACAGAAAAATGGAACACTGACAATACATTGGCCACAGATATTACCATTCAGGACAAGATTGCTGCTGGTCTTAAGGTTACACTTGAGGGTACCTTTGCACCCCAAACtgg AAGCAAGACTGGAAAACTGAAGAGTTCCTTTTCCAATGACACAGTAGCTGTCAATACCAACCTAGACCTTGACTTGGCTGGTCCCATAGTTGATGTTGCAGCTGTGCTCAAATACCAGGGCTGGCTTGCTGGTGCACACACACAGTTTGACACACAGAAGGCTAAGTTCTCCAAGAACAACTTTGCCTTTGGCTACCAAACCAATGACTTTGCTCTACACACCAATGT AGATAATGGCAAGGAATTTGGTGGTACCATCTACCAAAAGGTATCGGACAAGCTGGACTGTGGTGTCAGCATGAAGTGGACCTCTGGGTCTTCAGACACTCTGTTTGGAGTTGGCGCCAAATTCGCACTGGACCAGGATGCCTCTCTGCACGCCAAGATCAACAACAAGTCTCTCATTGGTCTGGGATATCAACAGAAACTCCGCCCAG GCGTGACTCTGACGCTCTCCGCCGCTATCGACGGACAGAACTTCAACGCTGGAGGCCACAAAGTCGGCGTCGCTCTAGAACTTGAACCCTAG
- the LOC126771567 gene encoding SET domain-containing protein SmydA-8, giving the protein MVDICHYNVLQNEIYGRYLTANKDLECGELIFTDLPVAVGPKPDASPLCLGCYCPVENSVCSRCSWPICSTECEQSPQHLSECDVFSEAKVRFQSIDDWTASSPQLDCITPLRLLLAKEKDPEKWKREVEVMETHTEERKNRPTWEADQVNIVNYLIEHCKLSNRFSKELVEQVCGILEVNAVEIPSRGGFSIRAVYPRLSIAGHSCVPNITHTILHKDYEVQIRAAVPIKTGEILHLSYTHVLSPTLIRREHLLESKFFNCECPRCADPTELGTHLSTLKCNKCDNGIILSTNPLDNEAQWKCTEKSCEFKTSGPAMRKMLGVVLAELEHLDALDPGPDAVELREATINKYKSVFHPRHSILLSIKHALAQLYGRVENYTIDELPDVMLERKVEFCRLILKTLEVISPGDSRMRGMMLYELHAPLMYLARNEFGAGLITQEKLKERLQEPLQCLADAARILTREDPQSPEGITGNIAQQSMEQLKASLNSL; this is encoded by the exons ATGGTCGATATTTGCCACTACAACGTTTTACAAAATGAGATATATGGCCGTTATTTGACCGCGAACAAGGATCTAGAATGTGGCGAATTAATTTTTACAGATTTACCTGTCGCTGTGGGACCTAAGCCAG ATGCGTCACCATTATGTCTAGGATGTTACTGTCCCGTTGAAAATTCCGTATGTTCGCGTTGTAGTTGGCCAATATGCAGCACTGAATGTGAACAGTCGCCGCAACATCTGTCGGAATGTGATGTTTTTTCAGAAGCAAAAGTGCGTTTTCAGTCAATAGATGATTGGACAGCAAGCTCTCCCCAACTTGATTGTATAACTCCTCTGAG ATTGTTACTAGCGAAAGAAAAAGATCCAGAAAAATGGAAGCGAGAAGTTGAAGTTATGGAAACTCACACAGAGGAACGAAAAAATAGGCCGACATGGGAGGCCGATCAAGTGaacattgtaaattatttgattgaacATTGTAAGCTTAGCAACAGGTTTTCTAAAGAATTAGTTGAACAAGTATGCGGAATTTTAGAG gtaaaCGCTGTAGAAATTCCTTCGCGAGGTGGCTTCAGCATACGCGCTGTGTATCCTCGCCTTTCAATAGCTGGCCACAGCTGTGTACCTAACATTACTCACACCATTCTTCACAAAGATTACGA AGTGCAAATACGAGCGGCAGTACCAATAAAAACCGGTGAAATCTTGCACTTAAGTTACACCCACGTCTTATCACCTACATTAATACGCCGAGAACATTTATTAGAATCCAAATTCTTCAACTGTGAATGTCCTCGATGTGCAGATCCCACTGAGCTGGGAACACATTTGAGTACTCTGAAGTGCAACAAGTGTGACAATGGAATAATTCTTTCAACTAATCCTTTGG ATAATGAAGCACAATGGAAATGCACAGAAAAAAGCTGTGAATTTAAAACATCTGGTCCTGCGATGCGTAAAATGTTAGGCGTGGTTCTCGCCGAGTTGGAACATCTCGACGCGCTCGATCCCGGACCTGATGCTGTTGAACTTAGGGAAGCTACTATTAATAAG tACAAGTCAGTATTCCATCCACGTCACTCAATACTCTTATCTATAAAGCACGCCCTAGCTCAACTCTATGGTCGCGTAGAGAATTACACTATTGATGAACTACCAGACGTAATGTTAGAGCGAAAAGTGGAGTTCTGTCgtctcattttaaaaacattagaaGTTATATCACCAGGAGACAGCAGAATGAGAG gtATGATGTTATACGAATTACATGCGCCACTAATGTATTTGGCTCGGAATGAGTTCGGAGCAGGTCTAATTACTCAGGAAAAATTGAAGGAGCGATTGCAAGAACCCTTGCAGTGTTTGGCCGATGCTGCTAGGATACTGACTAGAGAAGACCCACAGAGTCCCGAAGGAATTACTGGTAATATAGCACAGCAATCTATGGAACAGCTAAAAGCTAGCTTAAATTCGTTGTAA
- the LOC126772097 gene encoding GATA zinc finger domain-containing protein 4-like, with protein sequence MTRFARAKGSKASNLKSPEDGTPWEVMKEHMLKAKTDSEESKKREEAEQQRIENYNNFLKEHKVQKRKATWCDFPESESILKPKQNKKKNKEKSVKSISDKNFNDNKEFTEVEKKKEIKNNKNITSKLEHKDDNDASSPSEQNLSKKKQKKSKKKNVLSESTAEISNISTSLTSDKQNDQSKTVKSAKHNLKNNTKAINDNAKNNKFGNKNTNNQNGNLYNSEVVQKVKNKTKNGKPQRRKPINDNSFQLIINGKEVELVRFDGFPIMKKDAERLEELKKSMIKKGIPKSEVQRTMKLERRRAEKALARVKREVCYNCRKGGHNLSDCPDLKSNIPGVDSAEGVCFKCGSTEHRQFECKVQRDKEFRFATCFICKESGHIARQCPDNPKGLYPNGGCCKLCGDVTHMRKDCPTVNDKKEETSIKLQTLNDDNIEDLGYQAKSVAQETFKKPKKIKF encoded by the exons ATGACTAGATTCGCTAGAGCAAAAGGTTCTAAAGCTTCTAACCTAAAATCTCCTGAAGATGGTACACCATGGGAAGTGATGAAAGAACATATGTTAAAAGCTAAAACTGATAGCGAAGAGAGCAAAAAACGAGAAGAG GCAGAACAACAGAGAATAgagaattataataactttctaAAGGAACATAAGGTTCAGAAAAGAAAAGCGACATGGTGTGATTTTCCTGAATctgaaagtattttaaaaccgaaacaaaataaaaagaaaaataaagaaaaatcggTTAAATCTATTTctgataaaaattttaatgacaacAAAGAGTTCACTGAAGTTGAAAagaaaaaggaaattaaaaataataaaaatataacctcAAAGTTGGAGCATAAAGATGACAATGATGCCAGTTCACCATCTGAACAAAACTTATCAAAGAAAAAGCAAAAAAAGAGCAAAAAAAAGAATGTGTTATCTGAATCTACAGCTGAAATCTCTAATATTAGTACATCTTTAACCTCAGATAAACAAAATGATCAATCAAAAACTGTTAAAAGTGCAAAACATAATCTAAAAAACAACACTAAAGCAATAAATGATAAtgctaaaaataacaaatttggtaataaaaacacaaataatcaaaatggaaatttatataattctgaAGTCGTACAGaaagtgaaaaataaaacaaagaatggTAAACCACAGAGGAGAAAGCCTATCAATGACAATAGTTTCCAACTCATTATTAATGGTAAGGAAGTTGAATTAGTGAGATTTGATGGATTTCCTATCATGAAAAAAGATGCAGAAAGACTTGAAGAATTAAAAAAGAGTATGATTAAAAAAGGTATACCAAAAAGTGAAGTACAGAGAACTATGAAACTGGAGAGACGGAGAGCTGAAAAAGCCTTGGCTAGAGTTAAAAGAGAAGTGTGTTACAATTGTAGGAAAGGTGGACATAATCTGTCGGACTGTCCTGACTTAAAGTCAAATATACCGGGTGTTGATTCAGCAGAAGGTGTCTGTTTTAAATGTGGGTCCACTGAGCACAGACAGTTTGAGTGCAAAGTTCAAAGGGACAAAGAGTTCAGATTTGCAACATGCTTCATTTGTAAAGAATCT GGGCACATAGCGAGACAATGTCCTGATAATCCCAAAGGTCTGTACCCGAATGGTGGATGTTGTAAATTATGTGGTGATGTAACACACATGAGGAAGGATTGCCCAACG GTAAATGACAAAAAAGAAGAGACTTCCATAAAGCTTCAGACTCTTAATGATGACAATATTGAAGATTTAGGTTATCAAGCAAAATCAGTTGCTCAAGAAACATTCAAAAAACCTAAAAAGATAAAGTTTTag
- the LOC126772023 gene encoding ribonuclease 3-like — MGKKNKNDLKNDNIDKNNSDSGIQKKTKKKKLNKDKSEKAAMSKKIIFDNEAQTSNDKDSPQMEINTSITTKEVSKTKPKNNKNKKIIFGDDDEPRDVSPNRNDRNSNKNINLNYEEEPKDEDIDKFCDEIDEEDNEQYENWIKLVEAKLSSNKRKV, encoded by the coding sequence ATGggtaaaaagaataaaaatgatttgaaaAATGACAATATCGACAAAAATAACTCGGATTCCGGAATTCAGAAAaagacaaagaaaaaaaaattaaataaggatAAGTCTGAAAAAGCGGCAATGTCTAAAAAGATCATATTTGACAACGAAGCTCAAACATCAAATGATAAAGATTCGCCACAAATGGAAATTAATACTTCAATAACAACAAAGGAAGTGTCAAAAACgaaaccaaaaaataataaaaacaagaaaataatatttggagACGATGACGAACCGCGAGATGTATCTCCAAATCGCAATGACAGaaatagtaacaaaaatataaacctCAATTATGAAGAGGAGCCAAAAGATGAAGATATCGATAAGTTTTGTGACGAAATAGACGAAGAGGACAATGAACAGTATGAAAATTGGATTAAATTAGTAGAGGCAAAGTTGAGttcaaataaaagaaaagtataa
- the LOC126772022 gene encoding sedoheptulokinase-like: MSEKQYILGMDIGTTSVKVCVYDPDTSELVAKQNKDTAANIPSDQGIEGNKQDVPKIVSAVHYCVSRLSKDVLRHVKKIGVCGQMHGVVLWKNGAWEKIEKDGVVIRFEGVRKQMSALYTWQDTRCKPEFLETLPKPDSHLKCYSGYGCATLLWMLKNKPEKLKNFTCAATVQDFIVAMLCNLDYPITSNQNAASWGYFNTEKNEWNLDILNSIDFPINLLPKIIKSGAIAGTLSSSWNGIPEGTPIGVAMGDLQCSIFATLETKQDAVLNISTSAQLAIVVDEISDLGCKTIEHLPYFNNTYLVVAASLNGGNVLATFVKMLQQWMIEFGFPIPQSKLWEKLIALGLEAPEGTNMKISPLLLGERHAPTAKASVENIDLSNIQLGHVFRSLCDSLIDNLHYMMPKEILLHSNIKRIVGNGSGLSRNAVLQRAVEHYYSLPLEFTSGGDAAKGAAIAVLNAS; this comes from the exons ATGTcagaaaaacaatatattttgggAATGGATATTGGCACAACTTCTGTTAAAGTATGTGTCTACGATCCCGATACTAGTGAATTGGTGGCTAAACAAAATAAGGATACCGCAGCGAACATTCCTAGTGATCAAGGAATTGAAGGGAATAAGCAGGATGTTCCAAAAATAGTATCCGCTGTACATTATTGCGTCTCACGACTATCTAAAGATGTTTTACGGCACGTTAAGAAAATTGGTGTTTGCGGTCAAATGCATGGTGTTGTTTTATGGAAAAATGg AGCTTGggaaaaaatagaaaaagatGGTGTTGTTATACGTTTTGAAGGTGTCAGAAAACAAATGTCAGCATTATACACTTGGCAAGATACGAGATGCAAACCTGAGTTTTTGGAAACATTACCAAAGCCGGACTcacatttaaaatgttactCTGGCTATGGCTGTGCAACCCTTTTATGGatgcttaaaaataaaccaGAAAAGCTTAAGAATTTCACTTGTGCTGCGACTGTACAAGATTTTATTGTGGCTATGCTCTGCAATCTAGACTATCCAATAACATCGAATCAAAATGCGGCTAGTTGGGGCTATTTTAATACGGAGAAAAATGAATGGAACTTGGATATATTAAACTCAATAGATTTCCCAATCAATCTTTTGccaaaaattattaagagtggAGCAATAGCAGGAACACTGAGTAGTTCTTGGAATGGAATCCCAGAAGGCACTCCAATAGGTGTGGCTATGGGGGATCTTCAATGTTCAATTTTTGCTACTCTTGAAACTAAACAAGATGCTGTATTGAACATATCTACCTCAGCTCAACTAGCTATTGTTGTTGATGAAATTAGTGATTTAGGATGCAAAACTATTGAACATTTACCATATTTTAACAACACTTATTTAGTTGTGGCTGCATCATTGAATGGAGGGAATGTTTTAGCTACCTTCGTGAAAATGCTTCAACAGTGGATGATCGAATTTGGATTTCCAATACCTCAATCTAAATTATGGGAGAAGCTTATAGCTCTTGGTTTAGAGGCACCAGAAGGTACAAATATGAAGATAAGTCCACTATTATTGGGTGAAAGACATGCACCTACAGCAAAAGCATCTGTGGAAAATATTGACTTATCGAATATACAATTAGGTCATGTGTTCAGATCTTTGTGTGATAGTTTAAtagataatttacattatatgatGCCAAAAGAAATTTTGctacattcaaatattaaaagaatagttGGGAATGGTTCTGGATTATCAAGGAATGCTGTACTACAGAGAGCTGTCGAGCATTATTACAGCTTGCCTTTAGAATTCACATCCGGAGGAGATGCAGCAAAAGGTGCAGCTATTGCTGTTTTAAATGCTTCATAA
- the LOC126772095 gene encoding ubiA prenyltransferase domain-containing protein 1 homolog, whose product MENNKKADDVDIPTADGNLLEQPRLKTTPTRNPLMKVRTYVLALRPWSLSGSLLPTLLGAALAYRLPGDSGFSWVTLLLTLCTIIPVHGAGNVVNTYFDFVKGIDNRKSDDRTLVDHILSIDEVVSLGAILYMAGCAFFVLLVIMSPARMEHLALVYFGGLSSSFLYTGGIGLKYIALGDIIVLVIFGPVSVVFAFLAQTGRVDWPIFYYAIPLALNTEAILHSNNTRDLEADSKAEIVTLAILIGRTASHLLYAFLLFTPYIMFVVASVRCSLWFLLPMLTLPRAFEIERRFRCPETMQYVPRQTARLNFYFGMLYMISCLFANKLPFLLR is encoded by the coding sequence AtggaaaataacaaaaaggcTGATGATGTGGATATCCCGACAGCCGATGGAAATCTATTAGAACAACCAAGACTTAAGACTACTCCAACACGAAACCCTCTGATGAAAGTTCGTACTTATGTGTTGGCACTTCGACCGTGGTCACTCAGTGGAAGCTTACTGCCGACTCTATTAGGAGCTGCGCTAGCATATCGGCTTCCCGGAGACAGTGGATTCAGTTGGGTTACGTTACTCCTCACTCTATGTACTATCATTCCAGTACATGGGGCTGGGAATGTTGTTAATACTTATTTCGATTTTGTCAAAGGAATAGATAATCGTAAATCAGATGATAGAACTTTAGTTGATCATATTTTAAGTATAGATGAAGTTGTATCTCTAGGAGCTATACTATACATGGCTGGATGTGCATTTTTTGTGTTGTTGGTTATAATGTCACCTGCAAGGATGGAGCATTTAGCCTTGGTATACTTTGGAGGCTTATCATCATCTTTTTTGTATACTGGAGGAattggattaaaatatattgctcTCGGTGATATAATAGTTCTAGTCATATTTGGACCTGTGTCTGTTGTGTTTGCTTTTCTTGCTCAAACGGGAAGAGTTGATTGGCCCATTTTCTACTATGCAATACCATTGGCATTAAACACAGAAGCTATCTTACATAGTAATAATACAAGAGATCTTGAAGCTGATAGTAAAGCTGAAATTGTAACTCTAGCTATTCTTATTGGAAGAACTGCATCTCATTTGCTATAtgcatttttactttttactccATATATCATGTTTGTAGTGGCCTCAGTTCGCTGCTCTCTGTGGTTTTTATTACCAATGCTCACTTTACCTCGAGCTTTTGAAATTGAAAGAAGATTTAGATGTCCTGAAACTATGCAGTATGTTCCCAGACAAACTGCCAGGTTGAATTTCTATTTTGGAATGTTATACATGATATCTTGTTTATTTGCTAATAAACTACCATTCCTTTTgagataa